Proteins encoded by one window of Chondromyces crocatus:
- a CDS encoding DUF3089 domain-containing protein: protein MKWSKRARRIALGVVIGILASVTLLVLFIGPLVQSMMTPSTAFAATTPPPPPDYADPATWSALPERVDSADRAPTGATAIDQASAEVDVFYLHPTSYVANQWNGPTDDAALNEATDRVATGIQASAFNGCCAIYAPRYRQANGTAFYNPSADGDQAIALAYDDVRRAFAAFNAKRGPGRPFLLAGHSQGSILGERLLREEIAGKPLRNQLVAAYLIGGRVTVDGLREGAPDIPLCRAADDLHCVVSWTARSPTYAPTSFELSYPDGRERACTNPLSWQLDGAPVPAEKNLGAVFLETDDHAPRPGFADARCDKGTLLVSQVGNTPRDLPSRILDHVMGDGNYHPIEFQIFFMSLRQNAIDRSTAFLAARKRQPQ, encoded by the coding sequence ATGAAGTGGTCGAAGAGAGCGCGGCGCATCGCGCTCGGGGTCGTGATCGGAATCCTCGCCTCGGTGACGCTCCTCGTGCTGTTCATCGGCCCGCTGGTCCAGTCGATGATGACGCCGAGCACCGCGTTCGCGGCCACGACCCCGCCGCCGCCACCGGACTACGCGGACCCCGCGACCTGGAGCGCGCTGCCCGAGCGGGTCGACAGCGCCGACCGCGCACCGACGGGCGCCACGGCCATCGACCAGGCCAGCGCCGAGGTCGACGTCTTCTACCTCCACCCCACCTCGTACGTCGCCAACCAGTGGAACGGCCCCACGGACGACGCTGCGCTCAACGAGGCCACCGACCGGGTCGCCACGGGCATCCAGGCGTCCGCCTTCAATGGCTGCTGCGCCATCTACGCCCCGCGATACCGCCAGGCCAACGGGACGGCATTCTACAACCCCTCCGCCGACGGAGATCAGGCCATCGCCCTCGCATACGACGACGTCCGCCGCGCCTTTGCGGCATTCAACGCGAAGCGAGGCCCCGGACGCCCGTTCCTCCTTGCCGGCCACAGCCAGGGCTCGATCCTCGGCGAGCGGCTGCTCCGTGAAGAGATCGCTGGCAAACCGCTGCGGAACCAGCTCGTCGCCGCCTACCTGATCGGCGGTCGTGTGACGGTCGACGGCCTCCGCGAGGGTGCCCCCGACATCCCCCTCTGCCGCGCCGCCGACGACCTGCACTGCGTCGTCTCCTGGACCGCACGGAGCCCGACCTACGCCCCGACCTCCTTCGAACTCAGCTACCCCGACGGACGCGAGCGCGCCTGCACGAACCCCTTGTCCTGGCAGCTCGACGGTGCCCCCGTCCCCGCCGAGAAGAACCTGGGCGCCGTGTTCCTGGAGACCGACGATCACGCACCTCGTCCAGGCTTTGCCGATGCCCGGTGCGACAAGGGCACGCTGCTCGTCTCCCAGGTCGGGAACACGCCCCGCGATCTCCCGAGCCGCATCCTCGACCACGTGATGGGCGACGGGAACTACCACCCGATCGAGTTTCAGATCTTCTTCATGAGCCTGCGGCAGAACGCCATCGATCGCAGCACCGCGTTCCTCGCCGCACGCAAGAGACAGCCGCAGTAG
- a CDS encoding Uma2 family endonuclease — protein sequence MDEPAEKRPARATSADLDAVPEDMIAELIGGVLYSSSRPGGPHTKASGMLYLDLGNPFSRGRGGPGGWWILPEPKLALGGDIICPDLAGWRRERMPEVYTAPACSLPPDWACEVLSPSTARHDRVVKMPLHAAAGVPWVWLLDPAAQMLEVFHLGQQGLWMLKTAVAGDAVVHAPPFEAVALELSALWIAGDQG from the coding sequence ATGGATGAGCCTGCGGAAAAGCGGCCCGCTCGTGCCACGAGCGCCGACCTCGACGCTGTGCCCGAGGACATGATCGCCGAACTCATCGGTGGCGTGCTCTACAGCTCCTCACGACCAGGCGGGCCTCACACGAAGGCCTCCGGGATGCTGTACCTCGATCTCGGAAACCCCTTCTCCCGAGGCCGCGGCGGCCCTGGTGGCTGGTGGATCTTGCCAGAGCCGAAGCTGGCCCTCGGAGGGGACATCATCTGCCCGGATCTCGCCGGATGGCGACGAGAGCGCATGCCCGAGGTCTACACGGCGCCAGCATGCTCGTTGCCGCCCGACTGGGCGTGCGAGGTGCTGTCCCCCTCGACGGCGAGACACGACCGGGTGGTCAAGATGCCGCTCCATGCCGCGGCAGGTGTGCCGTGGGTGTGGCTCCTCGATCCGGCGGCGCAGATGCTGGAGGTCTTCCATCTGGGCCAGCAGGGGTTGTGGATGCTGAAGACGGCAGTCGCTGGAGACGCCGTGGTGCACGCCCCGCCCTTCGAGGCGGTGGCGCTGGAGCTGTCGGCCCTCTGGATCGCTGGCGACCAGGGTTGA
- a CDS encoding DUF3570 domain-containing protein, whose amino-acid sequence MHELRSERTRRRRAPASGTSTRTRRVAGALLLAALLGGGGSAVSAEPGNAAGGTAGSAPGNAAGNANGARRGKAASEGVSLADLTVRATSEVSAYTDDTDVHVLTPTVGATIESPTGGWSVGGRYLVDVVTAASPDIIAAASPPWTEVRHAGSIDGSYQSGDYRVGGQGSVSVEPDYRSLSAGVQGSIDFDEKNYTLLLAYAFRHDIAGRVGTPFDVFGRVMVQHALSSGLTVVINPSAVMAFNIDAMLEQGNQAKPYRYVPIFDPAVAGSVRVGASVAEVSAMRLHARPIEALPLHRERFALTGRLAYRFSGATLRVEERLYADTWGTKASTTDLRYMFDIGRRVTLWPHVRMHVQTGADFWERAYGAVRGGSGALLIPGLRTGDRELGPLQSLTGGGGMSLALGSHWSASLQVDGVFTNYTDAMYISYRRALFAALGVQAVFD is encoded by the coding sequence GTGCATGAGCTCCGGAGCGAGCGCACGCGCCGCCGCCGTGCGCCGGCCTCGGGGACGTCGACACGCACGCGGCGGGTCGCCGGCGCGCTGCTGCTGGCCGCCTTGCTCGGTGGCGGTGGGAGCGCCGTCAGCGCAGAGCCGGGCAATGCGGCGGGCGGTACGGCGGGCAGCGCGCCCGGCAATGCAGCGGGCAACGCGAACGGCGCGCGGCGCGGCAAGGCGGCCTCGGAGGGGGTATCGCTCGCAGATCTCACGGTGCGGGCGACGTCGGAGGTGTCGGCCTACACGGACGATACCGATGTCCACGTGCTGACGCCGACGGTCGGGGCGACGATCGAGAGCCCGACGGGCGGGTGGTCGGTCGGCGGTCGCTACCTGGTGGACGTGGTGACGGCGGCGTCCCCCGACATCATCGCGGCAGCGTCGCCTCCCTGGACGGAGGTGCGCCACGCGGGCTCGATCGATGGGTCCTACCAGTCAGGCGATTATCGGGTCGGTGGGCAAGGGTCGGTGTCCGTGGAGCCCGATTACCGCTCGCTATCAGCAGGGGTGCAGGGGTCCATCGACTTCGACGAGAAGAACTACACGCTGCTCCTGGCCTACGCCTTCCGGCACGACATCGCCGGGCGGGTGGGGACGCCGTTCGACGTGTTCGGGCGGGTGATGGTGCAGCACGCGCTGAGCTCTGGGCTGACGGTGGTGATCAACCCGTCGGCGGTGATGGCGTTCAACATCGACGCGATGCTGGAGCAGGGGAACCAGGCGAAGCCGTACCGCTACGTGCCGATCTTCGATCCGGCCGTGGCCGGGTCGGTGCGGGTGGGGGCGAGCGTGGCGGAGGTGAGCGCGATGCGGCTGCACGCGCGGCCGATCGAGGCGCTGCCGCTGCACCGGGAGCGGTTCGCGCTGACGGGGCGCCTGGCGTACCGGTTCTCGGGGGCGACGCTGCGGGTGGAGGAGCGGCTCTACGCGGACACCTGGGGCACGAAGGCGAGCACGACGGACCTGCGGTACATGTTCGACATCGGGCGGCGGGTGACGCTGTGGCCTCACGTGCGGATGCACGTGCAGACCGGGGCCGACTTCTGGGAGCGGGCCTACGGTGCGGTGCGCGGTGGCTCGGGCGCGCTGCTGATTCCAGGGCTCAGGACGGGGGACCGGGAGCTGGGGCCGTTGCAATCGCTGACGGGCGGCGGCGGGATGTCGCTGGCGCTGGGCTCGCACTGGTCGGCGAGCCTCCAGGTGGACGGCGTGTTCACGAACTACACGGACGCGATGTACATCTCGTACCGGCGGGCGCTGTTCGCGGCGCTCGGGGTGCAAGCGGTCTTCGACTGA
- a CDS encoding epimerase: MNILLFGATGMVGQGVLGVCLGDPDVENVLAVGRNATGQPHPKLRELIHRDFLDLAPIEDQLAGHDACFFCLGTSSLGMSEEDYRRVTYDIALSVGRTLARLSPDLTFVFVSGSGTDGTAKGRVMWARVKGETENALLALPFEAYMFRPAFIHGVRPKQPLFKAIYGGLAPLFPVLQKVLPKYMTTTDHLGRAMLEVARYGAPMRVLENADIDRIGREAAASTHGAPQA, from the coding sequence GTGAACATCCTCCTCTTCGGCGCGACCGGCATGGTCGGACAGGGCGTCCTCGGCGTTTGCCTCGGCGATCCCGACGTGGAGAACGTCCTCGCGGTCGGGCGTAACGCGACCGGGCAACCGCACCCGAAGCTGCGCGAGCTCATCCACCGCGACTTCCTGGATCTCGCGCCGATCGAGGACCAGCTCGCCGGTCACGACGCCTGCTTCTTCTGCCTCGGCACCTCCTCGCTGGGCATGAGCGAAGAGGACTACCGGCGCGTCACCTACGACATCGCCCTCTCGGTCGGCCGCACCCTGGCGCGGCTGAGCCCCGATCTCACGTTCGTCTTCGTGTCGGGCAGCGGGACCGACGGCACCGCGAAGGGCCGCGTGATGTGGGCGCGGGTGAAGGGAGAGACCGAGAACGCGCTGCTCGCGCTGCCCTTCGAGGCCTACATGTTCCGGCCGGCGTTCATCCACGGCGTGCGCCCGAAGCAGCCGCTGTTCAAGGCAATCTACGGCGGCCTCGCGCCGCTCTTCCCGGTCCTGCAGAAGGTGCTCCCGAAGTACATGACGACCACGGACCACCTGGGGCGCGCGATGCTGGAGGTCGCGCGCTACGGTGCGCCCATGCGGGTGCTCGAGAATGCCGACATCGACCGGATCGGCCGCGAGGCCGCCGCTTCGACCCACGGCGCTCCGCAGGCGTGA
- a CDS encoding serine/threonine-protein kinase: MSTEAEPTHTTPVSTDAVVPCGPLHVGEVVAGRYEVTCLLGRGKLGWVFEASDGGERGAGPHRRVALKVLRSLPVDAADEAACHARAVSELDCLRLVHAVAPTRHVLRGLAGSPVQHRAWPVLILELVEGSTVRALVDGGATFDAGRILRVGLGVARGLSALHAAGLVHQDLKPENVCLDVEGEAVLVDLGSARRIASVPTSPVGFTPRYAAPEQCHGEAATPATDVHALGLLLHELLTGQAPALGEPLRGRLSSASSVPSAFTELIRRCLEVDPAERPTAEEVVANLAAISPHRRDRARASLRPRLALLSAGMLLLPVGRAASVEGFPLGGPSSVSAASTTPTGWHEEAPVVASRAWLGEPLCTRRFGDGSEKGLSSLVAADGAGNPWMVGTFRGTVDLGKGPLSSAGGADLLLARFDQGCRTVWSRRFGDEDFQAATAIVYGGEGGMLVAGEFLGRLDFGDGIALENRGDVDAFLVRFDAEGRALWGKQYGDAAVQKGFQLAVGADGTVVAVNVFQGSIDYGNGTGTLTSRGQGDISMAKLGRDGEALWSVQLGDHAHQFPMRVRLDGRGNILLAGIFDQPFWLGRQQLVSQGGQDVFVAKFDGEGHLLWARSFGGPSNDDGMMEVNEAGDVLVIVNAHDVTEGDESAVGSARAARGPAGGRALSLAGLDAEGRTRWTRRFGGLEEDYGALPVAVGNEFHFTGFFGDPSRNGEKPSASGQQVQHFAARLDMRGGITWTQDFARDELRRSLTIGALGREGLFLTGRVGHSPFGLLTPQVGDDVYLTKVAFADVGDRSEGRDATR, encoded by the coding sequence ATGAGCACCGAGGCCGAACCCACGCACACGACGCCCGTGTCGACCGATGCCGTGGTGCCGTGCGGGCCGCTCCACGTTGGTGAGGTCGTCGCAGGGCGTTACGAGGTCACGTGCCTCCTCGGTCGGGGCAAGCTCGGCTGGGTCTTCGAGGCGAGCGACGGGGGCGAGCGCGGCGCGGGGCCGCACCGTCGCGTCGCGCTCAAGGTCTTGCGGTCCCTGCCCGTCGACGCGGCGGACGAGGCGGCGTGCCATGCGCGGGCGGTGTCGGAACTCGACTGCCTGCGGCTGGTTCACGCGGTGGCGCCGACGCGGCACGTCCTCCGGGGGCTCGCGGGATCACCCGTCCAGCATCGCGCGTGGCCCGTGCTGATCCTGGAGCTGGTCGAGGGGTCGACGGTGAGGGCGCTCGTCGATGGGGGAGCGACGTTCGATGCTGGCCGGATCCTGCGGGTGGGTCTCGGGGTCGCGCGCGGCCTCTCGGCGCTGCATGCGGCGGGGCTCGTGCATCAGGATCTCAAGCCAGAGAACGTGTGCCTCGATGTGGAGGGCGAGGCGGTGCTCGTCGATCTCGGCTCGGCCCGTCGGATCGCGTCGGTGCCGACTTCCCCGGTGGGGTTCACGCCGCGCTATGCGGCGCCGGAACAGTGTCATGGTGAGGCGGCGACCCCTGCGACGGACGTGCACGCCCTGGGGCTCCTCTTGCACGAGCTGCTCACGGGTCAGGCGCCAGCGCTGGGGGAACCGCTGCGAGGGAGGCTTTCCTCTGCGTCGTCGGTGCCTTCAGCGTTCACCGAGCTGATCCGCCGCTGTCTGGAAGTCGATCCGGCGGAGAGGCCGACCGCGGAGGAGGTCGTGGCGAACCTGGCCGCCATCTCGCCACACCGCCGCGATCGTGCGCGTGCGTCGCTGAGACCACGGCTCGCCTTGCTCTCGGCGGGGATGCTGCTGCTCCCGGTCGGTCGGGCTGCGTCGGTGGAGGGCTTTCCGCTGGGCGGCCCGTCGAGCGTGAGCGCCGCCTCGACGACGCCGACGGGATGGCACGAGGAGGCTCCCGTGGTCGCCTCGCGGGCGTGGCTCGGAGAGCCGCTGTGCACCCGGCGGTTCGGGGATGGATCGGAGAAAGGCCTCTCCAGTCTGGTGGCAGCCGATGGGGCGGGGAACCCGTGGATGGTCGGCACGTTCCGGGGCACGGTCGATCTGGGAAAGGGCCCTCTCTCCAGCGCGGGGGGCGCGGATCTGCTCCTCGCCAGATTCGATCAGGGGTGCCGAACCGTGTGGTCTCGGCGCTTCGGGGATGAGGATTTTCAGGCCGCGACGGCCATCGTGTACGGCGGGGAAGGGGGGATGCTCGTGGCGGGCGAGTTCCTGGGCAGGCTCGATTTCGGTGACGGGATCGCGCTCGAGAACCGCGGGGATGTGGATGCGTTCCTGGTGCGGTTCGATGCCGAGGGGCGCGCGCTGTGGGGCAAGCAGTACGGGGACGCGGCGGTGCAGAAGGGGTTTCAGCTGGCCGTGGGCGCAGATGGAACAGTCGTGGCCGTGAACGTGTTCCAGGGCAGCATCGATTACGGGAACGGCACGGGGACGCTCACCAGCAGGGGGCAAGGCGACATCTCGATGGCCAAGCTGGGGCGCGATGGCGAGGCGCTCTGGAGCGTTCAGCTCGGCGATCACGCGCATCAGTTTCCGATGCGCGTCCGACTTGATGGGCGCGGAAACATTCTCCTCGCCGGGATCTTCGATCAGCCTTTCTGGCTGGGGCGTCAGCAGCTGGTGAGTCAGGGGGGGCAGGATGTGTTCGTCGCGAAGTTCGATGGCGAGGGGCACCTGCTCTGGGCCCGTTCTTTCGGCGGCCCTTCGAACGACGACGGGATGATGGAGGTCAACGAGGCGGGCGACGTTCTGGTGATCGTCAACGCTCACGACGTCACGGAGGGGGACGAGAGTGCCGTCGGGAGCGCAAGGGCGGCTCGTGGACCAGCGGGCGGTCGCGCGCTCTCCCTCGCTGGACTCGATGCCGAGGGGCGTACGCGCTGGACTCGGCGCTTCGGCGGTCTGGAAGAGGACTATGGAGCTTTGCCCGTGGCGGTCGGGAACGAGTTCCATTTCACCGGGTTCTTCGGTGACCCGTCCAGGAACGGGGAGAAGCCGTCTGCGAGCGGGCAGCAGGTTCAGCATTTCGCGGCTCGCCTCGACATGCGCGGCGGGATCACCTGGACACAGGACTTCGCACGTGACGAGCTGCGCAGATCCCTCACCATCGGCGCCCTGGGTCGAGAGGGGCTCTTTCTCACGGGGCGCGTTGGCCATTCACCTTTCGGGCTGCTGACGCCGCAAGTCGGAGACGACGTCTACCTCACGAAGGTTGCCTTCGCCGACGTGGGCGATCGGTCGGAGGGGCGAGATGCCACCCGATGA
- a CDS encoding Uma2 family endonuclease, translated as MGEAAKNRRGTATYADLEAVPPHMVGEIIAGTLFMSPRPAMPHALASSALGGLLVRPFQFGLDGPGGWWLLFEPELHLDSDVLVPDFAGWRRERMPRVPETAAVSLPPDWVCEVLSPSTATDDRFDKLPIYAREGVTWVWLIDPIKRSLEVQHLGPRKRWEVELTVKGDDVVRAAPFDAIELPLSVLWDGMLPQRSDG; from the coding sequence ATGGGCGAGGCGGCGAAAAATCGACGGGGCACGGCCACGTACGCCGATCTCGAAGCTGTACCTCCGCACATGGTCGGGGAGATCATCGCGGGCACCCTCTTCATGTCGCCGCGCCCCGCCATGCCCCATGCGCTCGCGTCCTCCGCGCTGGGGGGGCTTCTGGTCCGGCCCTTTCAGTTCGGTCTCGATGGACCTGGCGGCTGGTGGCTCCTGTTCGAGCCCGAGCTCCACCTCGACAGCGACGTCCTGGTGCCGGACTTCGCCGGCTGGCGCCGCGAGCGGATGCCCAGGGTACCGGAGACGGCGGCGGTCTCGCTCCCCCCGGACTGGGTCTGCGAGGTCCTCTCCCCGAGCACGGCGACCGACGACCGCTTCGACAAGCTGCCGATCTACGCCCGCGAAGGCGTGACCTGGGTCTGGCTCATCGACCCCATCAAGCGCAGCCTCGAGGTCCAGCACCTTGGCCCTCGGAAGCGCTGGGAGGTCGAGCTGACGGTCAAGGGCGACGACGTCGTTCGAGCGGCGCCCTTCGATGCCATCGAGCTGCCGCTCTCCGTCCTGTGGGACGGGATGCTCCCGCAGCGCAGCGACGGCTGA
- a CDS encoding ABC-F family ATP-binding cassette domain-containing protein: protein MIRLDSISKQHGRQILFLEASAAINRGEKIGLVGPNGAGKTTIFRLITKEEAADDGQVAVDRGVSIGYFSQDVGEMSGKSVVAATLDGAGPVSEVAAELAELELALADPERMDEMEQLVERFGHVQARYEELGGYALDARAREILAGLGFAQEVMDGDVGALSGGWKMRVALARILLMRPDALLLDEPTNHLDLESILWLEEYLKQYEGALLMTSHDREFMNRIVSKILEIDGGELTTYSGNYDFYERQRAVNEAQAEAQYERQQAMLAKEMRFIERFKAQAAKAAQVQSRVKKLDKIEKVEEPRRRRTLTFDFRTPPRSGEDVARVEDVHKAYGSRTIYDGLDLLIRRRERWCVMGANGAGKSTLLKLIAGHSQPDSGRVHVGGSVKMAYFAQHAMELLDPTQSAWETLSGAFPLASPGSLRTLAGVFGFSGDDVEKPCRILSGGEKARLVLAKMLYDPPNFLVLDEPTNHLDMATKEMLIKALADFEGTMLFVSHDRHFLAALSNRVLELLPEGPRVYGGGYTEYVAQSGHEAPGMRA, encoded by the coding sequence ATGATTCGCCTCGATTCCATCAGCAAGCAGCACGGGCGCCAGATCCTCTTTCTGGAGGCCAGCGCGGCGATCAACCGCGGCGAGAAGATCGGCCTGGTCGGGCCGAACGGCGCCGGCAAGACCACGATCTTCCGGCTCATCACCAAGGAGGAGGCCGCAGACGATGGGCAGGTCGCCGTCGATCGCGGGGTGAGCATCGGCTACTTCAGCCAGGATGTCGGCGAGATGAGCGGCAAGTCCGTGGTCGCCGCGACGCTCGACGGGGCAGGGCCGGTGTCCGAGGTGGCCGCGGAGCTTGCCGAGCTGGAGCTGGCGCTCGCGGACCCGGAGCGCATGGACGAGATGGAGCAGCTCGTGGAGCGCTTCGGTCACGTGCAGGCGCGCTACGAGGAGCTGGGCGGGTACGCGCTCGACGCGCGGGCACGCGAGATCCTGGCGGGCCTCGGGTTCGCGCAGGAGGTGATGGACGGAGACGTGGGGGCGCTGTCCGGCGGGTGGAAGATGCGCGTGGCGCTCGCGCGGATCCTGCTGATGCGGCCCGACGCGCTGCTGCTCGACGAGCCGACCAACCATCTGGATCTGGAGTCGATCCTGTGGCTGGAGGAGTACCTGAAGCAGTACGAAGGCGCGCTGCTCATGACGTCCCACGATCGGGAGTTCATGAACCGGATCGTCTCCAAGATCCTGGAGATCGACGGCGGCGAGCTGACGACGTACTCGGGCAACTACGACTTCTACGAGCGGCAGCGCGCGGTCAACGAGGCGCAGGCCGAGGCGCAGTACGAGCGGCAGCAGGCAATGCTGGCGAAGGAGATGCGCTTCATCGAGCGGTTCAAGGCGCAGGCGGCGAAGGCGGCGCAGGTGCAGTCGCGGGTGAAGAAGCTCGACAAGATCGAGAAGGTGGAAGAGCCGCGGCGAAGGCGGACGCTGACCTTCGACTTCCGCACGCCGCCCCGCTCGGGCGAGGACGTGGCGCGGGTGGAGGACGTCCACAAGGCGTACGGGTCGCGCACGATCTATGACGGGCTGGACCTCTTGATCCGGCGGCGCGAGCGCTGGTGCGTGATGGGGGCGAACGGGGCCGGGAAGTCGACGCTGCTCAAGCTGATCGCGGGGCACTCGCAACCCGACTCGGGGCGGGTCCACGTGGGGGGCAGCGTGAAGATGGCGTACTTCGCGCAGCACGCGATGGAGTTGCTCGATCCGACGCAGTCGGCGTGGGAGACGCTCTCGGGTGCGTTCCCGCTGGCGTCACCGGGCTCGCTGCGCACGCTGGCCGGGGTGTTCGGGTTCTCGGGCGACGACGTGGAGAAGCCTTGCCGCATCCTGTCCGGTGGGGAGAAGGCGCGGCTCGTGCTGGCGAAGATGCTCTACGATCCGCCGAACTTCCTGGTGCTCGACGAGCCGACCAACCACCTGGACATGGCGACGAAGGAGATGCTGATCAAGGCGCTCGCCGACTTCGAGGGGACGATGCTGTTCGTGTCCCACGATCGGCACTTCCTCGCGGCGCTGTCGAACCGGGTGCTGGAGCTGCTCCCCGAGGGCCCTCGGGTGTACGGGGGCGGGTACACGGAGTACGTGGCGCAGAGCGGGCACGAGGCGCCCGGGATGCGGGCCTGA
- a CDS encoding nucleotidyltransferase domain-containing protein, with the protein MPPTPPSSSAPASSPRPSATAPLPVAPSDRVSPHERRVIEALAEQHGCHAAILYGSRGRGEGRPDSDHDLLLVRKDGAAERLVRPIEGLAIDAWIEPEAALDVTKDPGLLRIREGIVIVDAHGFGAALLKRAQQVFREGPAPLPPGEREALQAWGQKMLARLAERSIEGNYRRASLLAELLPAYFQLRGAFYLGPREALQQLAKEDVCVYEAFSGALEPGAPDSAIARLVNLVIDQAPGG; encoded by the coding sequence ATGCCCCCGACCCCTCCTTCGTCGAGCGCGCCAGCCTCCTCTCCGAGACCGAGCGCCACGGCACCTCTGCCCGTCGCGCCGAGCGACCGCGTCTCCCCCCACGAGCGCCGCGTCATCGAAGCCCTCGCCGAGCAGCACGGCTGCCACGCCGCCATCCTCTACGGCTCACGCGGTCGCGGCGAAGGCCGCCCCGACAGCGACCATGACCTGCTCCTCGTCCGGAAAGACGGTGCCGCCGAGCGCCTCGTCCGTCCGATCGAAGGCCTCGCCATCGACGCCTGGATCGAGCCCGAAGCCGCACTCGACGTCACGAAAGACCCGGGCCTGCTCCGCATCCGCGAAGGGATCGTGATCGTCGACGCCCACGGCTTCGGCGCCGCGCTGCTGAAGCGCGCACAGCAGGTGTTCCGAGAGGGACCCGCCCCGCTGCCGCCGGGGGAGCGGGAGGCGCTCCAGGCGTGGGGTCAGAAGATGCTCGCGCGCCTCGCCGAGCGCTCGATCGAGGGAAATTACCGACGCGCCTCGCTCCTCGCCGAGCTGCTCCCCGCCTACTTCCAGCTCCGGGGCGCCTTCTACCTGGGCCCCCGCGAGGCCCTCCAGCAGCTCGCGAAGGAGGACGTCTGCGTGTACGAGGCGTTCAGCGGCGCCCTCGAACCCGGCGCCCCCGACAGCGCCATCGCCCGGCTGGTGAACCTCGTCATCGACCAGGCTCCCGGTGGATGA
- a CDS encoding DUF4266 domain-containing protein yields the protein MIATARRLARHPLVPLLAALHLLAACTHVAPYDRARLAHPTMSIGPSHGPGESHMQAVHEGATGGSVGAESGCGCN from the coding sequence ATGATCGCGACCGCACGACGCCTCGCACGGCACCCCCTGGTTCCTCTGCTCGCCGCCCTCCACCTGCTCGCCGCCTGCACCCACGTCGCCCCGTACGACCGGGCGCGTCTCGCGCACCCCACCATGTCGATCGGCCCCTCGCACGGGCCGGGGGAGTCGCACATGCAGGCCGTCCACGAGGGCGCCACCGGCGGCTCCGTCGGCGCAGAGAGCGGCTGTGGCTGCAACTGA
- a CDS encoding class I SAM-dependent methyltransferase, producing the protein MKNHFDFDDPKHAFNLGKHSDKITRYEDGPRRFVPGYELSHTLASILLRDRIGERGKILVLGAGGGVELAAFGQAAPDWTFVGIDPSENMLSQAKDKLRDLHLDHRVELVKGYIPDAPEGPFDAATCFLTLHFIPDDGSRLDTLRHIHERLAPGAPFILINFCADKTAPSFEDQLRLYRAYPIHQGLPVEMAEHASRSVTELVPLVPPEREVALLQEAGFEDVTLFYKAFLFNGWIVRKA; encoded by the coding sequence ATGAAGAACCACTTCGATTTCGACGACCCCAAGCACGCCTTCAACCTGGGCAAGCACAGCGACAAGATCACGCGCTACGAGGATGGCCCACGCCGCTTCGTCCCTGGCTACGAGCTGAGCCACACCCTGGCCTCCATCCTCCTCCGCGACCGCATCGGCGAGCGCGGCAAGATCCTGGTGCTGGGCGCAGGCGGCGGCGTCGAGCTGGCCGCCTTCGGACAGGCCGCGCCCGACTGGACCTTCGTCGGCATCGACCCCTCCGAGAACATGCTCTCGCAGGCCAAAGACAAGCTCCGCGACCTGCACCTCGACCACCGCGTGGAGCTGGTGAAGGGCTACATCCCGGACGCGCCCGAGGGCCCCTTCGACGCCGCCACCTGTTTCCTCACCCTCCATTTCATTCCAGACGACGGCAGCCGCCTCGACACCCTCCGGCACATCCACGAGCGGCTCGCCCCGGGCGCCCCGTTCATCCTGATCAACTTCTGCGCCGACAAGACCGCGCCCAGCTTCGAGGACCAGCTCCGCCTCTACCGCGCCTACCCCATCCACCAGGGCCTCCCCGTCGAGATGGCCGAGCACGCCTCCCGCAGCGTCACCGAGCTCGTCCCCCTCGTCCCGCCCGAGCGCGAAGTCGCACTCCTCCAGGAAGCCGGCTTCGAGGACGTCACCCTGTTTTACAAGGCGTTCCTGTTCAACGGCTGGATCGTCCGCAAAGCATGA